A genomic region of Candidatus Buchananbacteria bacterium contains the following coding sequences:
- the dnaA gene encoding chromosomal replication initiator protein DnaA, producing MEEEKIWQAALGELELTLSRANFTTWFKNTFISQYNEDAITVGVPNTFTKAWLEKKYHSAILKALQKITGNRVKTLIYRVEAKVKAGSEVNEAQAEPETVVVMQEVVETPGLNEFGLNPKYNFNSFVVGKANELAQAASAAVAQKPGEVYNPLFIYGGVGLGKTHLMQAIGNQIKQTAPNKRILYVSCEKFTNDFIKSISSNRAEKFKETYRGVDVLLIDDIQFLAGKEGTQEAFFHTFNDLHQANKQVVLTSDRPPKAIPALESRLVSRFEWGMIADISTPDMETRSAILRYKCKEKNYQLKDEVINYIVTNIQDNIRELEGALNKIIAHHQLHGVEPEIDNVKKILSTISSTQRKRSVTPKQIINIVCEFYDIKLDEILGASRKKNLAVPRQIVMYLMREELKNSFPSIGQEIGNRDHTTAMHAHLKIAQLIDEDEKINQDIRLIKEKLYN from the coding sequence ATGGAAGAGGAAAAAATCTGGCAAGCTGCCCTTGGAGAACTCGAATTAACCCTTAGCCGGGCTAATTTTACCACCTGGTTTAAAAATACCTTTATCTCTCAATACAACGAAGATGCAATCACGGTTGGGGTACCCAATACCTTTACTAAAGCCTGGCTGGAAAAAAAATACCATTCCGCCATCCTAAAGGCGCTGCAAAAAATCACTGGTAATCGGGTTAAAACTCTTATTTACCGCGTAGAGGCTAAAGTAAAGGCCGGCAGCGAAGTTAACGAAGCCCAAGCTGAGCCAGAAACAGTGGTGGTGATGCAAGAGGTTGTAGAAACGCCTGGCCTGAATGAGTTTGGGTTAAATCCAAAATATAACTTCAACAGTTTCGTCGTTGGTAAAGCAAATGAACTAGCCCAAGCGGCGAGCGCCGCGGTGGCTCAAAAACCCGGGGAAGTGTACAACCCGCTGTTTATCTACGGCGGCGTCGGTCTTGGTAAAACTCACCTAATGCAGGCGATTGGCAACCAAATTAAACAAACCGCTCCCAACAAACGGATCTTATACGTTTCGTGCGAAAAATTTACCAACGATTTTATTAAATCAATTTCTAGTAATCGGGCAGAAAAATTTAAAGAAACCTACCGCGGTGTTGATGTGTTGCTAATTGACGACATCCAATTTCTGGCCGGCAAGGAAGGAACCCAAGAGGCTTTCTTTCACACTTTCAACGATCTCCATCAAGCGAATAAACAAGTGGTGTTAACTTCCGATCGTCCACCTAAAGCCATCCCAGCTCTAGAAAGCAGGCTTGTATCGCGGTTTGAATGGGGGATGATTGCCGACATCTCAACTCCCGACATGGAAACACGTTCAGCAATTCTACGATATAAATGCAAAGAAAAAAACTACCAGCTTAAAGATGAAGTCATTAACTACATTGTAACCAACATTCAAGACAATATTCGTGAGCTTGAGGGGGCTTTAAATAAAATTATTGCTCACCACCAGCTGCACGGCGTTGAACCAGAGATTGATAATGTTAAAAAAATTCTTTCAACGATTTCTTCAACTCAAAGAAAACGTTCGGTAACCCCTAAACAAATTATTAATATTGTTTGCGAGTTTTACGACATTAAGCTAGATGAAATTTTAGGTGCTTCGCGGAAAAAAAACCTTGCTGTTCCTAGACAAATTGTGATGTATTTAATGCGCGAGGAACTTAAAAATTCTTTTCCATCAATCGGCCAGGAGATCGGTAATCGCGATCATACTACTGCCATGCACGCTCACTTAAAGATTGCTCAATTAATAGATGAGGATGAAAAAATAAATCAGGACATCAGATTAATCAAAGAAAAATTGTACAATTAA
- the rpmH gene encoding 50S ribosomal protein L34 has protein sequence MPKRTYQPKNRKAKKKHGFRSRMSSPGGKNVLKSRRDKKRKRISL, from the coding sequence ATGCCAAAAAGAACCTATCAACCAAAAAATCGAAAGGCTAAGAAGAAGCACGGTTTTCGATCCAGGATGAGCAGTCCGGGTGGTAAGAATGTGCTAAAAAGCCGACGAGACAAAAAGAGAAAAAGAATTTCTCTTTAG
- the rnpA gene encoding ribonuclease P protein component → MLPTSYRLTQEKDFRRITVSGKSFFSHFFRLRLAKNNLKISRFAVVISSRVSKKAVMRNRLKRQLREIIRLNLAKIKGGFDVVVSSNSKALDANYQELEQQLLQLLRKSHLL, encoded by the coding sequence ATGTTGCCGACAAGCTATCGATTAACCCAAGAAAAAGACTTTCGAAGAATTACTGTTTCAGGCAAGTCTTTTTTTTCACACTTTTTTAGGCTTCGTTTAGCTAAAAATAACCTTAAAATTAGTCGATTTGCCGTGGTAATTTCCAGCCGTGTCAGTAAAAAAGCCGTGATGCGAAATCGCCTCAAACGTCAACTGCGCGAGATAATTAGGCTTAATTTAGCCAAAATTAAAGGAGGTTTTGATGTGGTGGTATCTAGCAACAGTAAAGCTTTGGACGCAAATTACCAAGAATTAGAGCAACAATTATTACAATTGCTACGTAAATCCCATTTACTATGA
- the yidD gene encoding membrane protein insertion efficiency factor YidD: protein MAARVTALKLIRIYQKSLSFDHGIFSRLFPYGYCRFHPTCSEYGYQAIEKWGIVKGGYMTIGRVFRCNPWSKGGYDPVK from the coding sequence ATGGCGGCTCGAGTGACCGCGCTTAAGCTTATTAGAATTTACCAGAAAAGCCTGTCGTTTGATCATGGTATATTCAGCCGGCTGTTTCCTTATGGGTATTGTCGGTTTCACCCCACCTGTTCTGAATACGGCTACCAAGCGATTGAAAAGTGGGGTATTGTTAAAGGGGGTTATATGACCATCGGCAGAGTTTTTCGTTGCAATCCCTGGAGCAAGGGTGGGTATGACCCGGTTAAATAA
- a CDS encoding membrane protein insertase YidC has translation MIELFNTILFQPLFNLLVFFYNLVPGNDLGVAIILLTVLIKVVLYPLSLQSIRSQKALQELQPKMDAIKKQYKDNKEAQAKALMDLYKQEKINPLSSCLPLLVQLPFLIAVFHVFSRGLSSESLDLLYPFIQNPGHLNPISLGFFDLSKPNIILAVLTGLAQFFQSKMLVSTKQPKVPGAKDEDMMAAMNKQMLYFMPLMTVVIGASLPAGLLVYWFVTTVLTVLQQQLIFGRKKIKPAETTNNDENLK, from the coding sequence ATGATTGAACTATTTAATACCATATTATTTCAGCCGCTGTTTAATTTGTTGGTATTTTTTTATAACTTAGTGCCCGGTAATGACTTGGGCGTAGCGATTATTTTACTGACGGTTTTAATTAAGGTAGTGCTGTATCCCCTTTCGTTGCAGTCAATCCGATCACAAAAGGCGTTGCAAGAGCTGCAGCCGAAGATGGATGCGATTAAAAAGCAGTATAAAGACAATAAAGAGGCCCAGGCTAAGGCGTTGATGGATCTATATAAACAGGAAAAGATTAACCCGTTATCATCCTGTTTGCCGTTGCTGGTCCAGCTGCCATTTTTAATCGCCGTGTTTCATGTTTTCAGTCGTGGGTTGAGCTCCGAAAGTTTAGATTTGTTGTATCCATTTATTCAAAATCCAGGCCACTTAAATCCAATCTCGCTTGGATTCTTTGATTTATCAAAACCAAACATTATTTTGGCGGTATTAACCGGTTTAGCACAATTTTTCCAGAGCAAAATGCTGGTGAGCACTAAACAGCCAAAAGTGCCCGGCGCGAAGGACGAAGACATGATGGCGGCGATGAATAAGCAGATGCTATATTTTATGCCGTTAATGACAGTGGTAATTGGTGCTTCTTTGCCAGCCGGTCTTTTGGTGTACTGGTTTGTAACAACGGTATTAACTGTATTGCAACAGCAACTAATTTTTGGCCGTAAGAAAATAAAGCCGGCCGAAACTACAAACAACGATGAAAATCTCAAGTAA
- a CDS encoding PRC-barrel domain-containing protein, which yields MKISSNDLINLPVYTEAGQHLGRIISFDINIDNYLIEKFYVKTGLIQGLWHEQLIINPSQVVSITKEKMVVDNSVEAGETEGLKKVSLSPATK from the coding sequence ATGAAAATCTCAAGTAATGATTTAATCAATCTACCGGTGTACACTGAGGCCGGACAACATTTGGGCCGCATTATTTCTTTTGATATTAACATTGATAACTATCTGATTGAGAAATTTTATGTGAAAACCGGACTGATTCAGGGGCTGTGGCATGAGCAGTTGATTATTAATCCATCTCAAGTAGTCTCAATTACGAAAGAAAAAATGGTGGTAGATAATTCGGTGGAGGCTGGCGAAACAGAAGGATTAAAGAAGGTAAGCCTGTCTCCGGCCACTAAGTAG
- a CDS encoding polymer-forming cytoskeletal protein, translating into MFRKEESGEIETIIGPSVQVEGNFIANGDIIIEGVVSGNIQTEKNLRVGEQAKIFANISAANALIAGEVQGNVRVDGSLELTGTAKVFGDVRATVLTIGSGAVLHGKCSAGEEKKSRFEKVEDYKKVDKNIKPKEKPLTPLVEKVK; encoded by the coding sequence ATGTTTAGAAAAGAAGAAAGCGGCGAGATCGAAACCATTATTGGTCCGTCCGTACAAGTTGAAGGAAATTTTATTGCTAACGGCGACATTATTATTGAAGGGGTGGTTTCCGGAAATATCCAAACGGAAAAAAATTTACGGGTCGGCGAACAGGCTAAAATCTTTGCCAACATTTCAGCCGCCAATGCTTTAATTGCCGGCGAGGTGCAGGGCAATGTCCGGGTTGACGGCAGCCTAGAATTAACCGGCACGGCTAAAGTTTTTGGCGATGTCCGAGCCACCGTTTTAACCATTGGTTCAGGCGCGGTCCTGCACGGCAAGTGCAGCGCTGGTGAAGAAAAAAAATCGCGTTTTGAAAAAGTTGAAGATTATAAAAAAGTAGATAAAAATATCAAACCAAAAGAAAAGCCACTCACCCCGCTGGTTGAAAAGGTAAAATAG
- a CDS encoding 30S ribosomal protein S20, with amino-acid sequence MPVKKAAFKALRQSKRKANINLKVKSDIIALTRRINKAILAKDEAKAKDWLKQLIKKVDKATQNKVMKKNTAGRKKSRLTKAVNALSKK; translated from the coding sequence ATGCCAGTAAAGAAAGCAGCTTTTAAAGCGCTACGACAAAGCAAGCGTAAGGCTAATATCAATCTTAAAGTTAAAAGCGACATTATCGCTTTAACTCGCCGAATTAATAAGGCGATTTTGGCGAAAGACGAAGCTAAAGCCAAAGATTGGTTAAAACAGCTCATCAAGAAAGTCGATAAAGCGACTCAGAATAAGGTGATGAAAAAAAATACTGCCGGCCGCAAGAAATCTCGCTTAACCAAAGCAGTCAACGCGCTTAGTAAAAAATAG
- the holA gene encoding DNA polymerase III subunit delta: MIIFLYGPDTFRSRQKLSQIKDKFIREIDKSGLNVQTLSGAKLDPAEFENAVFAPAFLAKKRLVIIEDLISKNKSPKIQKEILDILNNKIITDTILVFWESEIGPAKAKKTKSTTSREQNLLAKLKKEKYAQEFELLNTSDVVRFAADEIKRRGAQIEPGALRLLVDLTGNDLWQLNGEVDKLINYAKARVITTNDVELLVKTRLDDDIFKLTDALGQRRKSLALKLIADQLQSGTAPTELLAKITWQFKNLLLVKDFMERHGASYPPARLSYQIGLHPFVIKKTAEACRHYQLENLKKIYRHLLVIDYQLKTSQTSAELLFDLLVIKN; this comes from the coding sequence ATGATTATCTTCTTATACGGGCCAGACACGTTTCGGTCTCGCCAAAAACTGTCACAAATCAAAGATAAATTTATCCGTGAAATCGATAAATCAGGGCTTAATGTGCAAACGCTATCTGGTGCCAAGCTGGACCCGGCCGAGTTTGAAAATGCGGTCTTTGCGCCAGCATTTCTGGCTAAAAAAAGACTGGTGATTATCGAGGATTTAATCTCTAAAAATAAAAGCCCTAAAATCCAAAAAGAAATTCTTGATATTTTAAATAATAAAATAATCACCGACACTATTTTAGTATTTTGGGAAAGCGAAATCGGACCCGCGAAGGCCAAAAAAACCAAGTCCACCACCAGCCGAGAACAAAACCTATTGGCTAAGTTGAAAAAAGAAAAATATGCGCAGGAGTTTGAACTGCTAAACACATCAGACGTCGTTCGCTTTGCGGCCGATGAAATTAAGCGGCGGGGTGCTCAAATTGAACCGGGTGCGTTACGCTTGCTTGTTGACCTCACCGGAAACGATTTGTGGCAGCTAAACGGCGAGGTTGATAAATTAATCAACTACGCCAAAGCAAGAGTAATCACCACCAACGACGTTGAGCTATTGGTTAAAACCAGGCTTGACGATGATATTTTTAAACTCACCGATGCGCTTGGCCAACGCCGTAAATCATTAGCTTTAAAATTAATCGCCGACCAATTACAGTCCGGAACCGCGCCAACCGAACTACTGGCTAAAATTACCTGGCAATTCAAAAATCTGCTGCTCGTCAAAGACTTTATGGAACGCCACGGCGCGAGTTACCCGCCTGCACGCCTCAGCTACCAAATCGGACTTCACCCGTTTGTGATTAAAAAAACCGCCGAGGCCTGCCGGCACTATCAGCTTGAGAACTTGAAAAAAATCTACCGCCACCTGCTGGTAATTGATTACCAATTAAAAACAAGCCAAACGAGCGCCGAGCTGTTGTTTGACTTGTTAGTAATTAAAAATTGA